A single window of Archangium gephyra DNA harbors:
- a CDS encoding outer membrane lipoprotein-sorting protein, protein MRNKLAPLLCAAAVALLLAPPVLAEDSAADIARRSRERGALNLLGLRAELKLSTVLKDGRRKEQVLTSTAKRVGGRLHSLARFSQPAGVAGVAVLTVEGAPGEPADISLYLPKLKRVRKVAKGQRGQSFMETDFNYADLGGSGGERDESLRLVGETKVLDRLAHVLRGKAGPDSPYGEVTLYVDKDTDVPVKAEYSDREGKPLKVYRAVRLKKFKDRFFAAEAVMENLQTGSRTTLEVLKLEEVQLGDEAFTERALERG, encoded by the coding sequence ATGCGGAACAAGCTCGCCCCCCTCCTGTGCGCCGCGGCGGTGGCGCTCCTGCTGGCCCCCCCGGTCCTGGCCGAGGACTCCGCGGCGGACATCGCCCGCCGGAGCCGGGAGCGGGGAGCCCTCAACCTGCTGGGCCTGCGCGCGGAGTTGAAGCTCTCCACGGTGCTGAAGGACGGCCGGCGCAAGGAGCAGGTCCTCACCTCCACGGCGAAACGGGTGGGGGGGCGGCTGCACTCGCTCGCGCGCTTCTCGCAACCGGCGGGCGTGGCGGGCGTGGCGGTGCTCACCGTGGAGGGCGCCCCGGGCGAGCCGGCGGACATCTCCCTGTACCTCCCCAAGCTGAAGCGGGTGCGCAAGGTGGCGAAGGGGCAGCGGGGCCAGTCCTTCATGGAGACGGACTTCAACTACGCGGACCTGGGGGGCTCGGGTGGCGAGCGCGATGAGTCGCTCCGGCTGGTGGGGGAGACGAAGGTGCTGGACCGGCTCGCCCATGTGCTGCGCGGGAAGGCCGGGCCGGACTCTCCCTACGGTGAGGTGACGCTCTACGTGGACAAGGACACCGATGTGCCGGTGAAGGCCGAGTACTCGGACCGCGAGGGCAAGCCGCTCAAGGTGTACCGCGCCGTGCGGCTCAAGAAGTTCAAGGACCGGTTCTTCGCCGCGGAGGCGGTGATGGAGAACCTGCAGACGGGCTCGCGCACGACGCTGGAGGTGCTGAAGCTGGAAGAGGTGCAGCTCGGCGACGAGGCCTTCACCGAGCGGGCCCTGGAGCGCGGGTGA
- a CDS encoding FHA domain-containing protein yields the protein MLKLIIEDDEGRKTVVPFVRDEITIGRQEGNTIRLTERNVSRRHARLVRQNGHVLVEDLGSYNGVRINGERIQGQTQVADGDLIQIGDYDLALQKEAAAQVQAQAQPPPASQVGAPTIRMPSSAIQAALNEIQSKSAPAAEAETEMDVPAHEEEHEEHDDAPTPSPAEQRRHSTAVIRMDQVEMNRPRKVAAVEAEDAPHLLVVSAELKGQEFACIRTEMRIGRTDDNDIAIDHRSLSRTHAKLVREDSGEWRIIDMQSANGMAVNGESYAQASLAHGDLIELGHVKLRFLGPGQSADGLTHDGTAQGSKKGLVLALAGVLLLGVAGGAAWFVFGQQPDTPVTPPAPVAVDTRPPEPQQPANPQPQNPAPAPTESGPGLAEQLKSARASIDARDFDAAVKTLESIQDDNGQRPTEAQELLGQAKAEQESKQNLDQAQKAFDEGRHAEAVPFLEAAEGTLAFAEEHAALKEKVETALAAAKAGANGKTPVSGKTPTRPPAPGPSTEQQAKQLFDDGYMLLRKAQLPEAESVLRKCVTLDPSYAQCYLALGTVMARRNRPDEGAQYYREFLRLAPNHEMAPNVRKLVADYDKSQKQPGGGK from the coding sequence GTGCTGAAGCTCATCATCGAAGACGACGAGGGGCGAAAGACTGTAGTCCCCTTCGTGCGCGACGAAATTACGATCGGCCGCCAGGAGGGGAATACAATCCGCCTGACGGAGCGAAACGTATCTCGCCGCCACGCACGCCTGGTGCGCCAGAACGGGCACGTGCTGGTGGAAGATCTGGGTAGCTATAACGGGGTGCGCATCAACGGCGAGCGCATCCAGGGACAGACCCAGGTCGCCGACGGAGACCTCATCCAGATCGGCGACTACGATCTGGCGCTCCAGAAAGAGGCCGCCGCGCAAGTCCAGGCCCAGGCCCAACCGCCTCCTGCCTCCCAGGTGGGTGCGCCCACCATCCGGATGCCCTCCTCGGCCATCCAGGCCGCCCTGAACGAAATCCAGAGCAAGTCCGCTCCGGCCGCCGAGGCCGAGACGGAGATGGACGTGCCCGCCCACGAGGAGGAGCACGAGGAGCACGACGACGCTCCCACGCCCTCCCCGGCCGAGCAGCGCCGTCACTCCACCGCGGTGATCCGCATGGATCAGGTGGAGATGAACCGGCCCCGCAAGGTCGCGGCGGTGGAAGCCGAGGACGCGCCCCACCTGCTGGTGGTGAGCGCCGAGCTCAAGGGCCAGGAGTTCGCCTGCATCCGCACGGAGATGCGGATCGGCCGCACCGACGACAACGACATCGCCATCGACCACCGCTCGCTGTCGCGCACGCACGCCAAGCTCGTCCGCGAGGACTCCGGCGAGTGGCGCATCATCGACATGCAGTCGGCCAACGGCATGGCCGTCAACGGCGAGAGCTACGCGCAGGCCTCGCTCGCGCACGGCGACCTCATCGAGCTGGGCCACGTGAAGCTGCGCTTCCTCGGCCCCGGCCAGAGCGCCGACGGGCTGACGCACGATGGCACCGCCCAGGGCTCGAAGAAGGGGCTCGTGCTGGCGCTCGCGGGCGTGCTGCTGCTCGGTGTTGCCGGCGGCGCCGCCTGGTTCGTGTTCGGCCAGCAGCCGGACACCCCCGTCACCCCGCCCGCGCCCGTCGCGGTGGACACCCGGCCGCCCGAGCCGCAGCAGCCGGCCAACCCGCAGCCCCAGAACCCGGCCCCGGCTCCCACCGAGTCCGGCCCCGGGCTCGCGGAGCAGCTCAAGAGCGCCCGGGCCTCCATCGACGCGCGGGACTTCGACGCGGCGGTGAAGACGCTCGAGTCCATCCAGGACGACAACGGCCAGCGCCCCACCGAGGCCCAGGAGCTGCTCGGCCAGGCCAAGGCGGAGCAGGAGTCCAAGCAGAACCTCGACCAGGCCCAGAAGGCCTTCGACGAGGGCCGCCACGCGGAGGCCGTGCCGTTCCTGGAGGCCGCCGAGGGCACGCTCGCCTTCGCCGAGGAGCACGCCGCCCTCAAGGAGAAGGTGGAGACCGCGCTCGCGGCCGCGAAGGCCGGCGCCAACGGCAAGACGCCCGTGTCGGGCAAGACGCCGACGCGCCCCCCTGCCCCGGGCCCCAGCACGGAGCAGCAGGCCAAGCAGCTCTTCGACGACGGCTACATGTTGTTGCGCAAGGCGCAGCTGCCCGAGGCCGAGTCCGTCCTCCGCAAGTGCGTCACCCTCGATCCCTCCTATGCCCAGTGCTACCTGGCGCTCGGGACGGTGATGGCCCGGCGCAACCGCCCGGACGAAGGCGCGCAGTACTACCGCGAGTTCCTACGGCTCGCGCCCAATCACGAGATGGCTCCCAACGTCAGGAAGCTCGTCGCCGACTACGACAAGAGCCAGAAACAACCGGGAGGCGGCAAGTAG
- a CDS encoding response regulator, which produces MQIRILVVDDEQDNCDYLKLVLMREGYDVVTTTDPTKTVEILRSADFHLVILDMMMPVMSGTEVLEQIRKHDTDVAVIVATAYPTVDTAVASLKNQASDYVKKPMEPDQFLGAVRNALAKKGLSQDPEADLHRAIGRTIRDARKTQDLTLKQLARRTGLSVSLLSQIERAESSASISSLYKIASALQLRMGELFGDT; this is translated from the coding sequence GTGCAGATTCGTATCCTGGTGGTCGATGATGAGCAGGACAACTGCGACTACCTCAAGCTCGTCCTGATGCGCGAGGGCTATGACGTCGTCACCACGACGGACCCCACCAAGACGGTGGAGATCCTCCGCAGCGCTGACTTCCACCTCGTCATCCTGGACATGATGATGCCGGTGATGTCCGGTACCGAGGTGCTGGAGCAGATCCGCAAGCACGACACGGACGTCGCCGTCATCGTGGCCACCGCCTACCCGACGGTGGACACGGCCGTGGCCTCGCTGAAGAACCAGGCCAGCGACTACGTGAAGAAGCCCATGGAGCCGGACCAGTTCCTCGGCGCCGTGCGCAACGCGCTGGCCAAGAAGGGCCTGTCGCAGGATCCCGAGGCGGACCTGCACCGCGCCATCGGCCGCACCATCCGCGACGCGCGCAAGACGCAGGATCTCACGCTCAAGCAGCTGGCTCGCCGCACCGGCCTGTCCGTGTCGCTGCTCTCGCAGATCGAGCGCGCCGAGTCCTCGGCCTCCATCTCGTCGCTCTACAAGATCGCCTCCGCGCTGCAGCTGCGCATGGGCGAGCTCTTCGGCGACACCTGA
- a CDS encoding enoyl-CoA hydratase/isomerase family protein, which produces MQPSALHVEDRDDGVRVLTLSNPARRNALDDSQVARLDEALASAPGKARAVLIQGEGGAFCSGYDLNLLAVPTEDRLPDDALMACLARLEALPLPSVALVRGPAFGAGFDLSASCDFRVGAEDALFSMPPARLGIVYSPDGLMRAARLVGVARAKNLFLTGRRLDAKDALAWGLLDECLPAADAEARALELCRTLAGQAPLAVSGMKETFRLLTRASLSDEERTHLREVRARAFASEDAREGKAAFLEKRTPRFRGQ; this is translated from the coding sequence GTGCAGCCGTCCGCCCTGCATGTGGAGGACCGGGACGACGGTGTCCGCGTCCTCACGCTGTCCAACCCGGCGCGGCGCAACGCGCTCGACGACAGCCAGGTGGCCCGCCTGGACGAGGCGCTGGCCTCGGCTCCCGGCAAGGCGCGCGCCGTCCTCATCCAGGGGGAGGGTGGCGCCTTCTGTTCGGGCTATGACCTGAACCTGCTGGCGGTGCCCACCGAGGACCGCCTTCCGGACGACGCACTGATGGCGTGCCTGGCGAGGCTGGAGGCCCTGCCGCTGCCCAGCGTCGCGCTGGTGCGTGGGCCGGCCTTCGGGGCGGGCTTCGACCTGTCGGCCTCGTGTGACTTCCGGGTGGGCGCGGAGGACGCGCTCTTCAGCATGCCCCCGGCGCGGTTGGGCATCGTCTACTCGCCGGACGGGCTGATGCGCGCGGCCCGGCTGGTGGGCGTGGCGCGTGCCAAGAACCTCTTCCTCACCGGCCGCCGGCTGGACGCGAAGGACGCGCTCGCCTGGGGTCTGTTGGACGAGTGCCTCCCAGCGGCCGACGCCGAGGCGAGGGCACTGGAGCTGTGCCGGACGCTCGCCGGCCAGGCTCCGCTGGCGGTGTCGGGGATGAAGGAGACGTTCCGCCTGCTCACGCGGGCGTCCCTGTCCGACGAGGAGCGGACGCACCTGCGCGAGGTGCGGGCCCGCGCCTTCGCCAGCGAGGATGCCCGGGAGGGCAAGGCGGCGTTCCTGGAGAAACGCACGCCCCGTTTCCGCGGCCAGTGA
- a CDS encoding biotin/lipoyl-binding carrier protein, which translates to MADVAAHITGTVWKIEVKVGQKVSSGETLVILESMKMEMPVEATEDGTVKEIRCKEAQPVNEGDVLVVLE; encoded by the coding sequence ATGGCGGACGTGGCGGCGCACATCACCGGGACGGTGTGGAAGATCGAGGTCAAGGTCGGGCAGAAGGTCTCCTCGGGCGAGACGCTCGTCATCCTGGAGTCCATGAAGATGGAGATGCCCGTGGAGGCGACCGAGGACGGCACGGTGAAGGAGATCCGCTGCAAGGAGGCGCAGCCGGTCAACGAGGGCGACGTCCTCGTGGTGCTCGAGTAA